One genomic region from Pseudomonas hormoni encodes:
- a CDS encoding glycoside hydrolase family 15 protein, with amino-acid sequence MADHHPERQSAIDAHGIIGDMRSAALVNDKGSVDFFCWPEFDSPSIFCSLLDTPEAGIFQLSPDLPDARREQIYLPDTNVLQTRWLSDRAVVEVTDLLPIGDSEDDLPVLIRRVRVVSGQATFHMRCAVRHDYARAKTRARLDENEVVFEAADQPSMRLSSDQVLRVEGDAAVAEFTLEQGQGAQFLLGGFDDPRFKEGAADLCMERTLKFWRDWTGQSNYRGRWREMVNRSALALKLLTSRKHGAIVAAATFGLPETPGGERNWDYRYTWIRDASFTVYAFMRLGFVQEANDYMRWLRGRVSDCHGKPMKLNILYAIDGRQELPETELSHLSGHGGATPVRIGNGAYDQVQLDIFGELMDAVYLVNKYGDAISHEGWKHAVEVVDQVCETWQQKDVGIWEMRGEQHHFLHSRLMCWVALDRAIRLASKRSLPAPFARWDQTRQAIYADIWENFWNEERGHFVQHIGGTALDGSMLLMPLVRFVSAKDPRWLSTLEAIQKTLVRDGMVYRYRNEETRIDGLDGTEGAFAACSFWYVECLARAGQVEKAHLEFEQLLRYANPLGLYAEEFDSHARHLGNTPQALTHLALISAASFLDRKLSGEKNYWQP; translated from the coding sequence ATGGCTGATCATCATCCCGAACGACAAAGCGCCATCGACGCCCACGGCATCATTGGCGACATGCGCAGCGCGGCACTGGTCAACGACAAGGGCAGCGTGGATTTTTTCTGCTGGCCGGAATTCGACAGCCCGTCGATCTTCTGTTCGCTGCTGGACACGCCCGAAGCCGGCATTTTCCAACTTTCCCCGGACCTGCCCGACGCCCGCCGCGAGCAGATCTACCTGCCCGATACCAACGTGCTGCAAACCCGCTGGCTCAGCGACAGAGCGGTGGTCGAGGTCACCGACCTGCTGCCGATCGGCGACAGCGAGGATGATCTGCCGGTGCTGATACGCCGGGTTCGGGTGGTCAGCGGCCAGGCGACGTTCCACATGCGCTGCGCCGTGCGGCATGACTATGCTCGCGCCAAAACCCGTGCGCGACTGGACGAAAATGAAGTGGTATTCGAGGCCGCCGATCAGCCGTCCATGCGCCTGTCTTCGGATCAGGTGTTGCGTGTCGAGGGCGACGCGGCGGTGGCCGAATTCACCCTGGAACAGGGCCAGGGCGCGCAGTTCCTGCTGGGCGGCTTCGACGATCCCCGCTTCAAGGAAGGGGCCGCAGACTTGTGCATGGAGCGCACGTTGAAGTTCTGGCGTGACTGGACCGGCCAGTCCAACTACCGCGGTCGCTGGCGGGAAATGGTCAACCGCTCGGCCCTCGCGCTGAAGCTGCTGACCTCACGCAAACACGGCGCGATTGTAGCCGCCGCTACGTTTGGCTTACCCGAAACACCGGGCGGCGAACGCAACTGGGATTATCGCTACACCTGGATCCGCGACGCCTCGTTCACCGTCTATGCCTTCATGCGCCTGGGGTTTGTCCAGGAGGCCAACGATTACATGCGCTGGCTGCGCGGGCGGGTCAGCGACTGCCACGGTAAACCGATGAAACTCAACATTCTCTACGCCATCGATGGCCGCCAGGAACTGCCAGAAACAGAACTCTCGCACCTGTCCGGCCATGGCGGCGCCACGCCGGTGCGCATCGGCAACGGTGCGTACGATCAGGTCCAGCTCGATATCTTCGGCGAGCTGATGGATGCGGTGTACCTGGTCAACAAGTACGGCGACGCCATCTCCCATGAAGGCTGGAAACACGCGGTGGAAGTGGTCGATCAGGTCTGCGAAACCTGGCAGCAAAAAGACGTCGGCATCTGGGAAATGCGCGGCGAGCAGCATCATTTCCTGCACTCTAGATTGATGTGCTGGGTGGCGCTGGACCGGGCGATCCGCCTCGCCTCCAAACGCTCCCTGCCCGCCCCTTTTGCCCGGTGGGACCAGACCCGTCAGGCGATCTACGCCGACATCTGGGAAAACTTCTGGAACGAAGAACGGGGGCATTTCGTCCAGCACATCGGCGGTACTGCGCTGGATGGTTCGATGTTGCTGATGCCGCTGGTGCGTTTCGTCAGCGCCAAGGATCCGCGCTGGCTATCGACCCTCGAAGCCATTCAGAAAACCCTGGTACGCGACGGCATGGTGTACCGCTACCGCAACGAAGAAACGCGCATCGACGGCCTCGACGGCACCGAAGGCGCGTTTGCTGCGTGTTCGTTCTGGTACGTCGAATGCCTGGCCCGCGCCGGTCAGGTGGAAAAGGCGCATCTGGAGTTTGAACAACTGCTGCGATACGCCAATCCACTGGGGTTGTATGCCGAAGAGTTCGACAGCCATGCGCGGCATCTGGGCAACACACCGCAAGCGCTGACGCACCTGGCGCTGATCAGCGCGGCGAGTTTTCTGGACCGGAAATTGAGTGGGGAGAAGAATTACTGGCAGCCGTGA
- a CDS encoding alpha/beta fold hydrolase yields the protein MNNDALIHHALTPHLKLAYEQHGPTTGDPVILLHGFPYSPRAYDDIAPVLAGKGYRVIVPYLRGYGPTRFNSPDTLRSGQQAALAQDLLDLMDALNIRQAALCGYDWGGRAACIVAALWPERVRCLVTGDGYNLQDIPRSTRPLDPETEHRLWYQYYFHTPRGVEGLTENRRALCQLLWKLWSPTWAEGPERYPLSTSAFDNPDFVDVVIHSYRHRFMYVEGDPALESIEEALTRQPPINVPTISLCGADDGVGPAAEIDDDIEHFTGSYERRVLPGVGHNIPEEAPEATIRALLDLLER from the coding sequence ATGAACAATGACGCACTGATCCACCATGCGCTGACTCCGCATCTAAAACTCGCCTACGAACAGCACGGCCCCACCACCGGCGACCCCGTCATCCTGCTCCACGGCTTCCCCTACTCGCCCCGCGCCTACGACGACATCGCACCAGTCCTTGCCGGCAAAGGCTATCGGGTTATCGTCCCGTATCTGCGCGGCTATGGCCCTACCCGGTTCAACAGTCCCGATACCCTGCGCTCCGGTCAGCAAGCCGCCCTCGCTCAGGATTTGCTGGACCTGATGGACGCACTCAACATCAGACAAGCCGCCCTCTGTGGTTACGACTGGGGTGGGCGTGCGGCGTGCATTGTCGCGGCGCTGTGGCCGGAGCGGGTTCGTTGCCTGGTGACCGGTGACGGTTACAACCTTCAGGACATTCCCCGTTCGACCCGGCCACTGGACCCGGAAACCGAGCATCGGCTCTGGTATCAGTACTACTTCCACACCCCGCGCGGCGTTGAAGGCCTGACCGAAAATCGCCGCGCCCTGTGCCAATTGCTGTGGAAATTGTGGTCACCGACCTGGGCCGAAGGTCCCGAGCGATACCCGCTCAGCACATCGGCATTCGATAACCCGGATTTCGTCGACGTCGTGATTCACTCCTATCGCCATCGCTTCATGTATGTCGAGGGTGATCCGGCGCTGGAGTCGATCGAAGAGGCACTGACCCGGCAACCGCCGATCAATGTTCCGACGATCTCCCTCTGCGGTGCCGACGATGGCGTGGGTCCGGCAGCGGAAATCGATGACGACATCGAACATTTCACTGGCAGCTATGAGCGGCGCGTGCTGCCAGGCGTCGGGCATAACATCCCCGAAGAAGCGCCTGAAGCAACGATCAGGGCGTTACTGGATCTGCTGGAGCGCTGA